A window of the Ipomoea triloba cultivar NCNSP0323 chromosome 14, ASM357664v1 genome harbors these coding sequences:
- the LOC116004188 gene encoding DNA polymerase lambda-like isoform X1: protein MAPKKIKSPPSDPQGMFSRMVVFLVEDGVQTRRLQIWKQRLTQMGASIQGTFSKNVTHVFAVDANSLLKKVDHQRLIRSKAKMLLYQWVQDSLTKGEKVPEDLYIVSLESGENKEICKEDNRSDCTNSEFTQKKSRISFEGSNIVNQEKKVDTKDHFGHQLVDTANSSECSSRSSSPEIISEAVFYPCDEAAETSKSSLLYEPPNLNRNITTIFGKLVDIYRALGDDRRSFSYHKAIQVIEKLPFKIETIDQVKNLPTVGRSLQEHIQEIVNTGKLSKLQHFEKDEKVRTISLFGDVWGVGPATALKFYEKGHRTLDDLKTEESLTNAQRLGLKYFEDIKTRIPRREVEEMDKLLQKVGQEILPGVIIVCGGSYRRGKSSCGDMDIVITHPDGKSHVGFLPRFVKRLKEMKFLREDLIFSIHSEEGTESGVDTYFGLSTYPGQELRRRIDLKVYPRNIYAFGLVHWTGNDVVNRRLRILAQAKGFRLDDTGLFPSTQGSEGKQGGIKRANLKLDTEKEIFDFLGFPWLEPHERNL, encoded by the exons ATGGCACCAAAGAAGATCAAATCTCCGCCCTCTGATCCTCAGGGAATGTTCAGCAGAATGGTGGTCTTCTTAGTCGAAGACGGAGTCCAAACTCGTCGGCTACAG ATATGGAAGCAGAGATTGACGCAAATGGGGGCTAGCATACAGGGCACTTTTTCTAAAAATGTGACTCATGTTTTTGCCGTGGATGCAAATTCTCTTCTTAAGAAAGTTGATCACCAGCGGTTAATTAGGTCAAAAGCT AAAATGCTCCTATATCAGTGGGTGCAGGACAGCTTGACAAAGGGAGAAAAGGTGCCTGAAGATTTGTATATCGTATCCCTAGAATcaggggaaaataaagagatcTGTAAGGAAGATAACAGAAGTGATTGTACTAATAGTGAATTTACTCAAAAAAAGAGCAGAATCTCTTTTGAGGGTAGCAATATTGTGAATCAAGAAAAAAAGGTTGACACAAAGGACCACTTTGGACATCAGTTAGTAGATACTGCAAACAGCTCTGAATGTTCATCACGCTCATCAAGCCCAGAAATCATTAGTGAGGCGGTCTTTTATCCTTGTGATGAGGCT GCTGAAACATCAAAATCATCATTGCTTTATGAGCCTCCCAATTTAAACAGGAATATTACCACGATATTTGGAAAACTTGTTGACATTTATAGGG CACTTGGTGATGATCGAAGGTCATTTAGCTATCACAAAGCCATCCAAGTTATTGAGAAACTGCCTTTCAAAATTGAGACTATAGACCAAGTTAAAAACCTTCCTACTGTAGGAAGGTCATTGCAAGAACAT ATTCAGGAAATAGTGAACACTGGGAAGCTCTCCAAATTGCAGCACTTTGAGAAGGATGAAAAG GTACGGACAATCAGCTTGTTTGgagatgtttggggtgttggtCCAGCAACTGCCTTAAAATTTTATGAGAAAGGGCATCGGACTCTAGATGACCTAAAAACTGAAGAATCATTAACAAATGCCCAGAGATTAGGCTTGAAATATTTTGAAGACATCAAAACAAGAATTCCGCGTCGGGAG GTTGAGGAGATGGATAAACTTCTACAGAAGGTTGGACAAGAGATTTTACCTGGG GTTATTATTGTGTGTGGAGGATCATATAGACGTGGAAAGTCATCTTGTGGGGATATGGACATTGTTATTACTCATCCTGATGGAAAGAG TCATGTAGGTTTTCTTCCTCGTTTTGTAAAGCGTCTCAAAGAAATGAAGTTTTTGAGGGAAGATTTGATCTTCAGTATTCACAGTGAAGAG GGTACAGAATCAGGAGTAGACACCTATTTTGGTCTTTCCACCTATCCCGGTCAAGAGCTGCGACGTCGCATTGACTTGAAG GTGTatccaagaaatatatatgcatttggGCTAGTACATTGGACGGGGAATGATGTTGTGAACAGGCG GCTTCGAATATTAGCACAGGCCAAGGGTTTCCGGTTGGATGATACGGGGTTATTCCCTTCAACTCAAGGTTCTGAAGGGAAACAG GGTGGTATAAAACGCGCTAATTTAAAGCTCGACACAGAGAAGGAAATATTCGATTTTCTTGGTTTTCCTTGGCTTGAACCACATGAAAGAAATTTATGA
- the LOC116004188 gene encoding DNA polymerase lambda-like isoform X2 yields the protein MLLYQWVQDSLTKGEKVPEDLYIVSLESGENKEICKEDNRSDCTNSEFTQKKSRISFEGSNIVNQEKKVDTKDHFGHQLVDTANSSECSSRSSSPEIISEAVFYPCDEAAETSKSSLLYEPPNLNRNITTIFGKLVDIYRALGDDRRSFSYHKAIQVIEKLPFKIETIDQVKNLPTVGRSLQEHIQEIVNTGKLSKLQHFEKDEKVRTISLFGDVWGVGPATALKFYEKGHRTLDDLKTEESLTNAQRLGLKYFEDIKTRIPRREVEEMDKLLQKVGQEILPGVIIVCGGSYRRGKSSCGDMDIVITHPDGKSHVGFLPRFVKRLKEMKFLREDLIFSIHSEEGTESGVDTYFGLSTYPGQELRRRIDLKVYPRNIYAFGLVHWTGNDVVNRRLRILAQAKGFRLDDTGLFPSTQGSEGKQGGIKRANLKLDTEKEIFDFLGFPWLEPHERNL from the exons ATGCTCCTATATCAGTGGGTGCAGGACAGCTTGACAAAGGGAGAAAAGGTGCCTGAAGATTTGTATATCGTATCCCTAGAATcaggggaaaataaagagatcTGTAAGGAAGATAACAGAAGTGATTGTACTAATAGTGAATTTACTCAAAAAAAGAGCAGAATCTCTTTTGAGGGTAGCAATATTGTGAATCAAGAAAAAAAGGTTGACACAAAGGACCACTTTGGACATCAGTTAGTAGATACTGCAAACAGCTCTGAATGTTCATCACGCTCATCAAGCCCAGAAATCATTAGTGAGGCGGTCTTTTATCCTTGTGATGAGGCT GCTGAAACATCAAAATCATCATTGCTTTATGAGCCTCCCAATTTAAACAGGAATATTACCACGATATTTGGAAAACTTGTTGACATTTATAGGG CACTTGGTGATGATCGAAGGTCATTTAGCTATCACAAAGCCATCCAAGTTATTGAGAAACTGCCTTTCAAAATTGAGACTATAGACCAAGTTAAAAACCTTCCTACTGTAGGAAGGTCATTGCAAGAACAT ATTCAGGAAATAGTGAACACTGGGAAGCTCTCCAAATTGCAGCACTTTGAGAAGGATGAAAAG GTACGGACAATCAGCTTGTTTGgagatgtttggggtgttggtCCAGCAACTGCCTTAAAATTTTATGAGAAAGGGCATCGGACTCTAGATGACCTAAAAACTGAAGAATCATTAACAAATGCCCAGAGATTAGGCTTGAAATATTTTGAAGACATCAAAACAAGAATTCCGCGTCGGGAG GTTGAGGAGATGGATAAACTTCTACAGAAGGTTGGACAAGAGATTTTACCTGGG GTTATTATTGTGTGTGGAGGATCATATAGACGTGGAAAGTCATCTTGTGGGGATATGGACATTGTTATTACTCATCCTGATGGAAAGAG TCATGTAGGTTTTCTTCCTCGTTTTGTAAAGCGTCTCAAAGAAATGAAGTTTTTGAGGGAAGATTTGATCTTCAGTATTCACAGTGAAGAG GGTACAGAATCAGGAGTAGACACCTATTTTGGTCTTTCCACCTATCCCGGTCAAGAGCTGCGACGTCGCATTGACTTGAAG GTGTatccaagaaatatatatgcatttggGCTAGTACATTGGACGGGGAATGATGTTGTGAACAGGCG GCTTCGAATATTAGCACAGGCCAAGGGTTTCCGGTTGGATGATACGGGGTTATTCCCTTCAACTCAAGGTTCTGAAGGGAAACAG GGTGGTATAAAACGCGCTAATTTAAAGCTCGACACAGAGAAGGAAATATTCGATTTTCTTGGTTTTCCTTGGCTTGAACCACATGAAAGAAATTTATGA
- the LOC116005168 gene encoding uncharacterized protein LOC116005168: MREETGFFVVRKGDLVGVYKNLSDCQTQVGSSICDPPVSVYKGYSMPKDTEEYLLSCGLKNALYSIRAQDLTEDLFGTLVPCPFQQPSSSKGGTSNEHIAKKRPPEAMWSDYADAVGSAVMSNDSLRKHVKLEHKADPALSSGRSCSLEFDGASKGNPGPAGAGAVLRADDGSLVCRLREGLGVATSSVAEYRGFILGLKYALSKGFQSVRVQGDSKLVCMQIQGLWKVKNQNISTLYEQAKQLKDRFISFRIIHVLRESNSDADAQANMGVDLPDGQIQEEIDK, translated from the exons ATGAGGGAAGAGACTGGCTTCTTTGTCGTCAGGAAAGGAGATCTTGTTGGTGTGTACAAAAATTTGAGTGATTGCCAGACTCAAGTTGGATCATCG ATATGTGATCCTCCTGTTAGTGTTTATAAGGGATATTCTATGCCTAAGGACACCGAGGAATATCTTCTTTCTTGTGGGCTCAAGAATGCTCTTTATTCTATAAGAGCCCAAGATCTAACTGAAGATCTTTTCGGCACTTTGGTACCATGCCCTTTTCAG CAACCTTCTTCTTCCAAAGGTGGAACATCAAATGAGCACATTGCAAAGAAAAGGCCACCTGAGGCAATGTGGTCGGACTATGCG GACGCTGTTGGATCAGCAGTTATGTCAAATGATTCTCTAAGAAAGCATGTGAAGTTAGAACATAAGGCTGATCCAGCTCTATCATCGGGT CGCTCATGTTCTCTTGAATTTGATGGTGCCTCAAAAGGAAATCCCGGACCAGCTGGGGCCGGAGCTGTCCTACGAGCCGATGATGGAAGTTTG GTCTGTCGGCTTCGTGAAGGTTTGGGTGTAGCAACAAGTAGTGTTGCTGAATATCGAGGCTTTATTTTAGGCTTAAAGTATGCACTTAGCAAAGGATTTCAAAGTGTTCGTGTTCAGGGTGACTCTAAACTCGTTTGTATGCAG ATCCAGGGTCTTTGGAAGgttaaaaatcaaaacatctcGACCCTATATGAGCAGGCCAAGCAACTGAAGGATAGGTTTATTTCCTTCCGGATAATTCATGTTTTGCGG gAGTCAAACTCCGATGCTGATGCACAAGCGAACATGGGTGTCGATCTGCCTG ATGGCCAAATCCAAGAGGAAATTGACAAATAG
- the LOC116003743 gene encoding cyclin-D1-1-like produces MTISCSDCFSDLLCREDSDVVITGDGENLPECSNSEYESLPPTAELDESIAGLIENEQNFVPGIDYAERLQSQPIDAAAREDAIAWILKVHRYYGFQPLTAYLAVNYFDRFLYQHRLPQTKGWAIQLLSVACLSLAAKMEEPLVPLLLDLQVDSEKYIFEAKAVRRMELLVLSVLDWRLRSITPFSFLDFFACKIDSIGTFKRSLISRATTIILSNIQEACLVEYRPSCIAAAATLCAANDLPDFSSVNAEHAVSWCHGLPKENIISCYQLMQKCAIDIRPRRFPKVLPKVRVMARASVACSDLSSSPSFSTYDKRRKLGDSLWTNDDRESHSE; encoded by the exons ATGACAATCTCGTGCTCCGATTGCTTCTCCGACCTTCTCTGTCGTGAGGACTCCGACGTCGTAATCACCGGAGACGGTGAGAACTTGCCGGAATGCTCCAATTCGGAATATGAATCTCTTCCTCCTACGGCGGAGCTCGATGAATCCATCGCCGGCCTGATCGAGAACGAGCAGAATTTCGTCCCCGGGATCGACTACGCCGAGCGGTTGCAATCTCAGCCGATCGACGCCGCCGCGAGAGAAGATGCGATTGCTTGGATTCTCAAG GTTCACCGTTATTACGGCTTCCAGCCACTCACGGCGTATCTCGCCGTCAATTACTTTGACCGTTTCCTCTACCAACATCGTTTGCCG CAAACCAAGGGATGGGCTATTCAATTGTTGTCCGTTGCTTGCTTATCTTTGGCTGCTAAGATGGAGGAACCTCTAGTTCCCCTGCTTTTAGACCTTCAG GTTGACAGTGAAAAATACATATTTGAAGCGAAGGCAGTCCGTAGAATGGAGCTTCTTGTGCTGAGTGTATTGGATTGGAGGCTACGATCAATTACACCCTTTAGCTTTCTTGACTTCTTCGCCTGCAAAATTGATTCAATTGGGACTTTTAAACGCTCCCTTATCTCAAGGGCCACAAccattattttatcaaatatccAAG AGGCATGCTTGGTGGAGTACAGGCCATCATGCATAGCTGCAGCGGCCACCCTTTGTGCAGCCAATGACTTGCCAGATTTCTCTAGTGTCAACGCTGAACATGCTGTGTCTTGGTGCCATGGACTTCCCAAA GAAAATATCATCAGCTGCTACCAATTAATGCAAAAATGCGCCATTGACATTAGGCCAAGGAGATTCCCGAAGGTGTTACCAAAGGTCAGAGTCATGGCTCGTGCCAGTGTTGCGTGCAGTGACTTGTCATCTTCGCCGTCATTTTCAACGTATGATAAACGGAGAAAATTGGGTGACAGTTTGTGGACAAATGACGATAGAGAAAGTCATTCGGAATAA